Proteins found in one Larimichthys crocea isolate SSNF chromosome I, L_crocea_2.0, whole genome shotgun sequence genomic segment:
- the LOC104939160 gene encoding LOW QUALITY PROTEIN: uncharacterized protein LOC104939160 (The sequence of the model RefSeq protein was modified relative to this genomic sequence to represent the inferred CDS: substituted 4 bases at 4 genomic stop codons), producing the protein MQIRMKASVFYGKRVSVQPHVRPPPEDSEDSCLSDSAGSDEEYVPKPGDGESSNESDRSSSDEKCVPEPGDGESSSESDRSSSDEEVSSTSAQAPRKKQKRRNKEKMTWKTGKQTQSSEKNVPAWQGALPDSDSIRLPIDYIRQFFDTELLALIVNQSNLYSTQENPNHALKLDQEELEQFIGSVLYMSVIRLPRSRIYWSNACRIFIPSVGEKPVKSLGKIYDCTLKDTAALRATSEELGTWLTAVDKXGLPGKFKAWIYQHGILPRLLWPLLVYDMPMTTVECFERKVSSFLRKWLGLPXSLSSIALYGRNNKLKLPFSSLTEEFMVTXARELLLYKDSSDIKVSSAGIEVRTGRKWCAHEAVDQAESRLRHSELVGTVASGRAGLGSNPRPSYNKAQGKARRQLIQEEVRAGVEEARCSRTVGMRQQGAWTRWEEAADQKVSWTELWRSEPHRIKFLIQSVYDVLPSPSNLHRWGLAGNPLCPLCQRAGSLEHILSCCPRALGERRYCWCLVLRVIAEAISTGISTSKHQQPTRQFIAFVRAGEKPQQQRRQAGGLLATARDWQLKVDLGRQLKFPENIAVTTLRPDMVLVLETTRQVVLLELTVPWEDRMEEAFERKRAKYEELAGECRSRGWRTRCNPIEVGCRXFAGQSLIRALKMLGVKGLHNRRAIKNISDAAEKASRWLWGDLWTNTYKTQAGVI; encoded by the exons atgcagatCCGAATGAAGGCTTCCGTGTTTTACGGCAAGCGCGTAAGCGTGCAACCTCATGTTAGACCTCCCCCAGAGGACAGTGAAGACAGCTGTCTCAGTGATAGTGCAGGGAGCGATGAGGAATATGTTCCCAAGCCAGGTGATGGAGAGAGTAGCAATGAGAGCGACAGGAGTAGCAGTGATGAGAAATGTGTGCCCGAGCCAG GTGATGGTGAGAGCAGTAGCGAGAGCGACAGGAGCAGCAGTGATGAGGAGGTTAGTAGCACCAGTGCCCAAGCtccaagaaagaaacaaaagagacgaaacaaagaaaaaatgacaTGGAAGACGGGGAAACAGACTCAGAGCTCTGAAAAAAATGTGCCAGCGTGGCAAGGTGCCCTCCCAGACAGTGACTCAATCAGACTGCCTATTGATTACATCAGACAGTTTTTTGACACTGAACTTTTGGCTCTTATTGTCAATCAGAGCAATCTGTACAGCACACAAGAAAATCCAAACCATGCCCTGAAATTAGATCAGGAGGAATTGGAGCAGTTCATTGGATCTGTTTTGTACATGAGTGTTATCCGCTTACCTCGCTCTAGGATCTACTGGTCTAATGCATGTCGT ATTTTTATTCCATCTGTGGGAGAGAAGCCAGTTAAGAGCCTGGGCAAGATCTATGACTGCACTCTGAAGGACACCGCAGCACTCCGAGCAACATCAGAGGAGTTGGGAACCTGGCTGACAGCAGTGGATAAGTAAGGGCTACCAGGCAAGTTTAAAGCCTGGATCTACCAACATGGCATCTTGCCTCGACTCCTCTGGCCACTGCTGGTCTATGATATGCCAATGACCACCGTTGAGTGCTTCGAGAGGAAGGTCAGCTCCTTCCTGCGGAAGTGGTTGGGCCTACCATGAAGCCTTAGCAGCATCGCCTTGTACGGGAggaacaacaaactgaaactccCCTTCAGCAGTCTAACGGAGGAGTTTATGGTTACCTGAGcaagagagctgctgctgtataAAGACTCCAGTGACATCAAAGTCTCCTCAGCTGGCATAGAAGTGAGGACCGGCAGGAAGTGGTGTGCTCACGAGGCAGTCGACCAGGCTGAGTCCCGCTTGCGGCACAGCGAGCTGGTGGGAACAGTGGCATCCGGACGGGCAGGACTCGGGAGCAACCCAAGACCTTCCTACAACAAGGCCCAGGGGAAAGCAAGGCGTCAACTGATCCAGGAGGAGGTCCGTGCAGGGGTGGAGGAAGCCCGCTGCAGTAGGACAGTAGGGATGCGGCAGCAGGGGGCGTGGACCCGGTGGGAGGAGGCAGCTGACCAGAAGGTATCGTGGACAGAGCTATGGCGATCTGAGCCACACCGGATCAAGTTCCTCATCCAGTCGGTCTACGACGTCCTCCCAAGCCCATCCAACCTCCACCGCTGGGGCTTGGCTGGGAACCCACTGTGCCCTCTCTGCCAAAGAGCTGGATCGCTGGAACACATCCTGAGCTGCTGCCCAAGAGCGCTGGGAGAGAGGCGTTACTGCTGGTGCCTGGTGCTACGGGTCATTGCGGAGGCCATCAGCACAGGGATTTCCACCAGTAAACACCAACAACCAACAAGGCAGTTCATTGCCTTTGTTAGGGCTGGGGAGAAGCCACAGCAGCAACGGAGACAAGCAGGGGGGCTGCTAGCAACAGCCCGGGACTGGCAGCTAAAAGTTGACCTAGGGAGACAGCTCAAGTTCCCGGAGAACATCGCAGTGACCACACTCAGGCCAGACATGGTCCTGGTGTTGGAAACAACGAGGCAAGTGGTCCTGCTGGAGTTGACTGTTCCCTGGGAAGACCGGATGGAGGAGGCCTTTGAGAGGAAGAGAGCCAAGTACGAGGAGCTGGCAGGTGAATGCCGAAGCAGGGGATGGAGGACCCGATGCAACCCCATCGAGGTCGGGTGCAGATGATTCGCCGGCCAGTCTCTC